CCACCGAATTTCAGCGCCGAGCAGAAGGGGGAAAGTATTTTGCTTTCCTGGGATCTCCCCAGAGTCAACCAGGACGACTCTCCCCTGGTTGACCTCGCCGGCTTTCGCATTTATCGCCTGACCTTTCATCCCGAAGACCCCTGTCCGGAATGCCGCGAGGAACAGGCACCTTTGGTGGCCGAACTTGATCTCGATTACCTGCCGTCAGGCAGCCGGCTTGACGAACGATTGTTCTGGTTCGACACGTGCGCCGCCCTCGGCAGCGGCTACCTTTACCGCATCCTGCCCGTCAATCACAAAGGCCGTCCCGGCGCTGCCGCCCGCAGCCACCTGATCCTCGGTGAACCGCCCGCGCCGCCCGTTGGGCTGTCGGCCGCCGGCCACGACCGCCTGGTGCGCTTGAGTTGGGCACCTGTCACCAGCCTGCCGGAAGAGGCCGAGTTGCTCGGCTATCACCTTTATCGGCGCAGCGGCGACGCGCCCTATTCCCCGCAGCCCCTGACGCGTGAGCCGCTCAGCGCAGCGCAGTTCGAGGATTTTTCCGTGGCTAACGATCAGGTCTACAGCTACGCATTGCGCACGGTCATGGTGGTGGAAGACCGCCGCATTTTCTCGAGCCGCTCAGAGGAAATCAGTGTCGTTCCCAAGGCCGGTCGCTGACCTCGAAGCGAGGCTGCTTTTGACTTATCCCTTCGGGTATGTTAGTTATTTTGGTTTATTCAGGCGCCGCACCCGTATTCTCATCCACCTCAGGAGGATCGATCCCTATGCATCATTTTCAGTACAAAGGCAATGAACTCTACGCCGAAGACGTCGCCCTGCGCGACATCGTCGCCCAAGTGGGCAGCCCCGTCTATGTGTATTCCCAGGCCACCCTGGAGCGCCACTTCAAGGCCTTCGACGAAGCCTTTGCCGGTGCGCCGCATACCATCTGCTACTCAGTCAAGGCCAACTCCAACCTGGCGATTCTCAAGACCATCATCCGCATGGGCGGCGGCGTCGACATCGTCTCCGGCGGCGAACTCTACCGCGCCCTGCAAGCGGGGGTGGATCCCAAGAAGGTGGTTTACTCCGGGGTGGGCAAGCGCGACGACGAGATCGAATATGCTCTCAACACCGGCATCCTCATGTTCAACGTCGAATCCGAGCAGGAAATCGATCGGTTGAATGAAATCGCCGGACGACTCGGCAAGAAAGCGGGCATCGCCCTGCGCGTCAACCCCGATGTTGATCCGCAGACCCACCCCTATATCACCACCGGCCTGAAAAAAGCCAAGTTCGGCATTACCATGGATCGTGCCGTCGAGGAATACAAGCGCGCGCGTGACATGGAGAATCTCGAAATTCTCGGCATCGACTGCCACATCGGCAGCCAGTTGACCAAAGTTGAGCCTTTCGTTGATTCAATCCGCAAACTCAAAGAGCTGATCGGTGAACTCAAGGCACTCGGCATCAACCTGAAATATCTTGATCTCGGCGGTGGTCTCGGCATCCAGTATGACGCCGAGGATCCGCCCCTGCCCGCCGATTACGGCAGCGCTATCAAGGCAGAAACCAAGGATCTCGGCCTGCACCTGATTTTTGAACCGGGGCGCAACATCGCCGGCAACGCCGGTGTGCTGGTGGCCAAATGCCTCTACACCAAAGAGCGCGACGAAAAGAACTTCATCATCATCGATGCAGGCATGAACGATCTGGCTCGCCCTGCTCTCTACGGCAGCTTTCACGGTGTGCAGCCGGTGGTCAAGGACCAGGACGGCATGATTCCGGCCGATATCGTCGGTCCCATCTGCGAAACCGGAGACTTTCTGATCAAAGAACGCAGCGTTCCAATGTTCAAGCAGAATGACCTCATGGCCTTCATGTCCGCGGGCGCTTACGGCTTCACCATGAGTAGCAACTACAACACGCGTCCGCGTGCTGCCGAGGTGCTGGTCAACGGCGATAAGTTCGTCGTGATCCGCGAGCGGGAAAAGGTCGAGGATCTGGTGCGCGGCGAATCCATTCCCGCATGGCTGTGACGGGACAGGTGTATTTCTTTATGCTTGGGTGCCTGCCGGCCAGTGTTTTTTGCTGACCGGGACGCAAGCATTTCCGGGAGGAGGACATTATGTTCAAAGGTTCCATGGTCGCCATCGTCACGCCGTTCAAGGCCGATGGCAGTTTTGACGAAGAAACCTATCGACAGCTTATCGATTTTCAGATCGCAAGCGGCACCGACGCCATCATTCCCTGCGGCACGACCGGGGAGTCGGCGACGCTTGACTTCGATGAGCACGCACGCGTCATCCAGGTCTGCATCGAGCAGGTCAACAAACGCGTCCCGGTGATTGCCGGGACCGGCGCCAACTCCACCACCGAGGCCATCGGGCTGTCGAAGAATGCCAAGGACATGGGAGCCGACGGCCTGCTGCTGGTCTGCCCCTATTACAACAAACCTTCGCAGGAGGGCATCTACCGGCATTACAAAGCCATTGCCGAGGCGGTGGCCCTGCCGCAGGTTCTGTACAACGTACCGGGGCGCACCGGCGTCAACATGACGGCCGAGACGACCGTGCGCCTGGCGGAGATCCCAAACATCGTCGCCATCAAGGAAGCTGCGGGCGACCTGACCCAGGTGAGTGAAATTCTTGCGCGCGCCGGCGACAAGATCGACGTGCTCTCGGGCGATGATTTTCTTACCTTCCCGATGCTGGCCTGTGGTGGCAAGGGCGTGATCTCGGTGTCCGCAAATATCGTCCCTGCCCAGGTCAAGGCCATGGTCACGGCCTTTTTCGCCGGCGACTGGGAGCAGGCGCGCCGCCTGCATCTGGAACTTCTCGATTTACACAAGGCCATGTTCATCGACGCCAATCCGGTTCCGGTCAAAACTTCGCTCGAACTCATGGGCAAATGTGCGGCGCAGGTGCGCCTGCCCTTGTGTGAACTGGGCGCGGCCAACCTGGAAAAACTCAAAACCGTGCTGAAAAAGCACAAGCTGATTTAAAAACCGGGTAACTGTTCAGCTGCAACGTCCGACAGTACCGCAGGATGCGGCGGTTGAGCGCTGCGGCAAATGTTTGAGCCGCAGGTGAGTTTTTGCCTCCCGCGATGCCGCCTCACCCTGCGGTGCATGCTGAACAGTTACAAAAACCGTTTCTCGCAGAGCCGTCGAGCACTGAGGTTTCTCCGGCGCAAAGTGCGCGCTGCGTGTGTACGGCGCATCGGAGAAATAGAAAAGGACTTATACATGATCAAAATTGCCGTTACCGGGGCCGCCGGACGCATGGGCGGGCGCATCATCACCGCCATCAAGGAAGCCGAGGGGCTGGAACTGGCCGGAGCCGCCGAGCGTCCCGGGCACGCCATGGTCGGACAGGATGCCGGCCTGGTGGCCGGCTGCGGCCCCCTGGGAGTGAACATCAGCGATGACCTGGAGCAGGTTCTGTCCGGGGCCGATGTGCTCATTGACTTCACCTTTCCCGAGGTCACCCTGAAAAACCTGGAAATCTGCGCGCGCCTGGGCTGCAAGATGGTCATCGGCTCCACCGGCTTCACTCCCGATCAGCGCGAAGGGGTGGCGCGCCTGGCCCGGAAAATACCGGTGGTGCTGGCGCCCAACATGAGCGTCGGCGTCAATGCCTGCTTCAAACTGCTCAAGGAGGCGGTGCAGATTCTTGGCGACGGCTTTGACGTAGAGATTGTCGAGCTGCACCACAACAAGAAAAAGGATGCGCCCAGCGGCACTGCGGTGCGCATGGGCGAAGTGGTGGCCGACGCTCTGGGTCGCGACTACAATGAATGCGCGGTGTTTCATCGTGAAGGCATGACCGGTGAGCGCACCCATGAGGAGATCGGCATGCAGACGGTGCGTGGCGGCGACATCGTCGGCGAGCACACGGTCTATTTCATCGGCATGGGCGAGCGCATCGAAATCACCCATCGCGCCATGAGCCGCGACATGTTCGCCCGCGGCTCGGTGCGTGCCGCTCACTGGCTGGACGGCAAGACGCCTGGGCTCTACGACATGCAGGATGTCCTGGGCCTGAAATAAGCCAAAACCTGGAACGCGGGACGCGGAACGAGGAACGCGAAAAACTGGCCTACTCATCCCGCGTCACGCGTTCCGCGTCCCTATTTTCTTCAACATACGGAGGTTACATTGGCACGTCTCAACGACAACTACCTGAAACTCAAAGCCGGCTACCTGTTTCCCGAAATCGGCCGCCGCATCAAGGAATTCACTCAGGCCAACCCCGACGCCAAGGTGATCCGCCTGGGCATCGGCGATGTTACCCGCCCTCTGGTTCCGGCGGTGGTGGATGCCTTTCACAAGGCCATTGACGATCTGACCCGTCCGGAAACCTTCATGGGTTATGGCCCTGAGCAGGGCTACGATTGGCTTATTGAAACCATCATCGACAAGGCCTATCGCCCCTTGGGAGTCGAGCTCAAGACCTCGGAAGTATTCATTTCCGACGGCTCCAAGTGTGACTGCGCCAACATCCTCGACATCTTCGACCTGTCCAACAAAGTGGCTATCGGCGATCCCGTTTACCCGGTGTACAACGACACCAACGTCATGGTCGGACGTACCGGCGAAGCCGACGACAAGGGCTACTATGAGGGCATCGTCTATCTGCCCTGTACCGAAGAAAACAATTTCACCCCCGACCTGCCCAAGGGAAAGGTCGACATCATCTACTTGTGCTTTCCCAACAATCCCACCGGCACCGTCGCCGACAAAGCCGAGTTGAAAAAGTGGGTGGATTACGCCAACGCCAACGACGCCATCATCTTTTTCGACGCCGCTTACGAGGCCTTCATTACCGAACCCGGCATCCCGCATTCCATTTATGAAATCGAAGGCGCGAAAAAATGTGCGATCGAGTTCCGCTCCTTCTCCAAAACCGCCGGGTTCACGGGCGTGCGTTGCGCCCTGACGGTGGTTCCGGAAGCGGTCATGGCCACCACCTCCAAGGGTGAGAAAGTCGCTCTCAACAAGCTGTGGAACCGCCGCCAGTCGACCAAATTCAACGGCGTGTCCTACCCGGTGCAGAAAGCCGCGCAGGCGGTTTACTCCGAGCAAGGCTGGCGCCAGACCAAGGATGTCATCGACTACTACATGGAAAACGCGCGCATCATCCGTG
The DNA window shown above is from Geoalkalibacter ferrihydriticus DSM 17813 and carries:
- the dapA gene encoding 4-hydroxy-tetrahydrodipicolinate synthase, with product MFKGSMVAIVTPFKADGSFDEETYRQLIDFQIASGTDAIIPCGTTGESATLDFDEHARVIQVCIEQVNKRVPVIAGTGANSTTEAIGLSKNAKDMGADGLLLVCPYYNKPSQEGIYRHYKAIAEAVALPQVLYNVPGRTGVNMTAETTVRLAEIPNIVAIKEAAGDLTQVSEILARAGDKIDVLSGDDFLTFPMLACGGKGVISVSANIVPAQVKAMVTAFFAGDWEQARRLHLELLDLHKAMFIDANPVPVKTSLELMGKCAAQVRLPLCELGAANLEKLKTVLKKHKLI
- the lysA gene encoding diaminopimelate decarboxylase, translated to MHHFQYKGNELYAEDVALRDIVAQVGSPVYVYSQATLERHFKAFDEAFAGAPHTICYSVKANSNLAILKTIIRMGGGVDIVSGGELYRALQAGVDPKKVVYSGVGKRDDEIEYALNTGILMFNVESEQEIDRLNEIAGRLGKKAGIALRVNPDVDPQTHPYITTGLKKAKFGITMDRAVEEYKRARDMENLEILGIDCHIGSQLTKVEPFVDSIRKLKELIGELKALGINLKYLDLGGGLGIQYDAEDPPLPADYGSAIKAETKDLGLHLIFEPGRNIAGNAGVLVAKCLYTKERDEKNFIIIDAGMNDLARPALYGSFHGVQPVVKDQDGMIPADIVGPICETGDFLIKERSVPMFKQNDLMAFMSAGAYGFTMSSNYNTRPRAAEVLVNGDKFVVIREREKVEDLVRGESIPAWL
- the dapB gene encoding 4-hydroxy-tetrahydrodipicolinate reductase produces the protein MIKIAVTGAAGRMGGRIITAIKEAEGLELAGAAERPGHAMVGQDAGLVAGCGPLGVNISDDLEQVLSGADVLIDFTFPEVTLKNLEICARLGCKMVIGSTGFTPDQREGVARLARKIPVVLAPNMSVGVNACFKLLKEAVQILGDGFDVEIVELHHNKKKDAPSGTAVRMGEVVADALGRDYNECAVFHREGMTGERTHEEIGMQTVRGGDIVGEHTVYFIGMGERIEITHRAMSRDMFARGSVRAAHWLDGKTPGLYDMQDVLGLK
- a CDS encoding LL-diaminopimelate aminotransferase, whose translation is MARLNDNYLKLKAGYLFPEIGRRIKEFTQANPDAKVIRLGIGDVTRPLVPAVVDAFHKAIDDLTRPETFMGYGPEQGYDWLIETIIDKAYRPLGVELKTSEVFISDGSKCDCANILDIFDLSNKVAIGDPVYPVYNDTNVMVGRTGEADDKGYYEGIVYLPCTEENNFTPDLPKGKVDIIYLCFPNNPTGTVADKAELKKWVDYANANDAIIFFDAAYEAFITEPGIPHSIYEIEGAKKCAIEFRSFSKTAGFTGVRCALTVVPEAVMATTSKGEKVALNKLWNRRQSTKFNGVSYPVQKAAQAVYSEQGWRQTKDVIDYYMENARIIREGLQAAGITCYGGVNAPYIWLKTPEGMSSWDFFDKLLNECHVVGTPGSGFGPSGEGYFRLSAFGDRENVVAAVERIQRKWGK